A region of Rhizobium indicum DNA encodes the following proteins:
- the cbiE gene encoding precorrin-6y C5,15-methyltransferase (decarboxylating) subunit CbiE, with protein MSDVAPASGQRWLTIIGIGEDGPEGLGEEAKRLIATAPAVFGGARHHALSASLITGEKLSWQSPFERSVEAVVKRRGTPVVVLASGDPFLHGVGATLSRYVAADEMLTIPAPSAFSLAASRLGWPLQDVATISLHGRPIDLIRPHLHPGRRIIALTSDEKGPGDLAALLTAADFGQSQLTVLEALGGARERQRSAAAADFDLLDIDPLNVCALEIAAGEGARILPFAAGIEDELFEHDGQITKREIRAMTLSALAPRHGELLWDIGAGSGSIGIEWMLADPSLKAIAVEQSPERAARVARNAAAFGVPHLAVVEGAAPHALKGLPEPDVIFLGGGGSEPGVIDAAIDALKRGGRLIANAVTLEMEAVLLAEHAKRGGLLTRIEISRAQPVGGMTGWRPAMPVTQWRWTKG; from the coding sequence ATGTCTGATGTCGCTCCTGCGTCCGGTCAGCGCTGGCTGACTATTATCGGCATCGGCGAAGATGGTCCAGAAGGGTTGGGCGAGGAGGCAAAGAGGCTGATCGCGACCGCACCCGCCGTCTTCGGCGGTGCGCGACATCATGCACTCTCTGCCTCGCTGATCACAGGCGAAAAGCTTTCCTGGCAGAGCCCGTTCGAGCGCTCGGTCGAGGCCGTCGTTAAAAGGCGTGGCACGCCTGTTGTCGTGCTCGCCTCTGGCGATCCCTTCCTCCATGGCGTCGGCGCAACGCTCTCCCGCTACGTGGCGGCGGACGAGATGCTCACCATCCCCGCACCCTCGGCCTTCAGCCTTGCCGCCTCCCGCCTTGGCTGGCCGCTGCAGGACGTCGCGACGATCTCCCTGCATGGACGGCCGATCGATCTGATCCGGCCGCATCTGCACCCCGGGCGGCGCATCATCGCGCTGACCTCGGACGAGAAAGGGCCTGGCGATCTGGCTGCCCTGCTGACTGCTGCTGACTTCGGTCAGTCGCAGCTTACCGTGCTTGAGGCGCTTGGCGGCGCTCGGGAACGGCAAAGAAGTGCGGCGGCGGCGGATTTCGACCTCCTGGACATCGATCCCCTGAATGTCTGCGCACTCGAAATCGCGGCAGGGGAGGGGGCACGCATTCTGCCTTTTGCCGCAGGAATCGAGGACGAGCTGTTCGAGCATGATGGGCAGATCACCAAGCGTGAAATCCGGGCAATGACGCTTTCGGCGCTTGCGCCGCGTCACGGCGAGCTGCTCTGGGATATCGGCGCGGGCTCGGGCTCGATCGGCATCGAATGGATGCTGGCCGATCCCAGCCTGAAGGCAATCGCGGTCGAACAATCGCCGGAACGGGCCGCACGGGTCGCCCGCAACGCAGCCGCCTTCGGTGTACCGCATCTTGCCGTCGTCGAAGGTGCGGCACCCCACGCGCTGAAAGGCCTGCCGGAGCCGGATGTGATCTTCCTCGGCGGCGGCGGCAGCGAACCGGGTGTTATCGACGCTGCGATTGACGCGCTGAAGCGGGGAGGGCGGCTCATTGCCAATGCCGTGACGCTGGAGATGGAAGCGGTACTGCTCGCCGAACATGCCAAACGCGGCGGCCTCCT
- a CDS encoding cobalt-precorrin-6A reductase — protein sequence MGRPRILILGGTSEARLLAEALAARDDCDVLLSLAGRTEKPATQPVPVRIGGFGGAAALADFLKVGGYDLLIDATHPFAERISANAAFAAETTGIAAIALRRPEWQRVAGDRWRDVRSIPAAIEAIGPLPRHVFLATGRQGAHHAEAAPQHHYLVRSVDPVEPPLALDNVDYVLDRGPFTLDGECDLLRQHHIDVIVAKNSGGAATYAKIEAARLLGIEVMMVTRAPASIVKAVDTVEAALAAIDHLFPPAMKRGV from the coding sequence ATGGGACGACCCCGCATCCTGATCCTTGGCGGCACCAGCGAGGCGCGGCTGCTGGCCGAGGCGCTCGCCGCGCGTGACGATTGCGATGTTTTGTTGTCGCTTGCCGGCCGCACCGAAAAACCGGCCACGCAGCCTGTTCCGGTTCGCATCGGCGGTTTCGGCGGCGCTGCCGCACTTGCCGATTTCCTGAAAGTCGGCGGATATGACCTGTTGATCGACGCCACGCACCCCTTCGCCGAGCGCATTTCGGCCAATGCCGCTTTTGCGGCCGAGACTACCGGCATTGCCGCGATCGCTCTGCGCCGTCCCGAATGGCAACGCGTGGCCGGCGATCGCTGGCGGGACGTGCGGAGCATTCCGGCTGCCATCGAAGCGATTGGCCCCCTCCCCCGCCACGTCTTCCTGGCGACGGGTCGGCAGGGCGCGCATCATGCGGAAGCTGCGCCGCAGCATCACTATCTCGTTCGCAGCGTCGATCCCGTCGAACCGCCGCTGGCGCTTGATAATGTTGACTATGTCCTCGATCGGGGTCCGTTCACGCTGGATGGTGAATGCGATCTTCTGAGGCAGCACCACATCGACGTCATCGTCGCCAAGAATAGCGGCGGTGCGGCCACCTATGCGAAGATCGAGGCAGCCCGCCTGCTCGGCATCGAGGTGATGATGGTAACGCGCGCGCCGGCCTCGATCGTCAAGGCGGTTGACACTGTCGAGGCGGCGCTGGCGGCGATCGATCACCTGTTTCCCCCTGCCATGAAACGTGGCGTATAG
- a CDS encoding precorrin-3B C(17)-methyltransferase produces the protein MSGRLFVIGTGPGNPEQMTPEALAAVDAATDFFGYGPYLDRLQLRHDQLRHASDNREELDRAGAALAMAADGAKVCVVSGGDPGVFAMAAAVCEAVENGPAAWRAVDLVILPGITAMLAVAARAGAPLGHDFCAISLSDNLKPWNIIENRLVLAAKAGFVIALYNPISRARPWQLGEAFKLLRDHLPAATPVIFGRAAGRPDERIAVQQLSQADASIADMATCIIIGSAETRIVTRPGRLDLVYTPRFMAGGNR, from the coding sequence ATGAGCGGCAGGCTTTTCGTGATCGGCACCGGTCCCGGCAACCCCGAGCAGATGACGCCGGAAGCTTTGGCCGCTGTCGATGCGGCGACGGACTTCTTCGGCTACGGACCTTATCTCGACAGGCTGCAGCTCCGCCACGATCAGCTGCGGCATGCCTCGGACAATCGCGAGGAGCTCGACAGGGCAGGGGCAGCACTCGCCATGGCAGCCGATGGCGCCAAGGTCTGCGTCGTCTCCGGCGGCGACCCCGGCGTCTTCGCCATGGCTGCCGCGGTCTGCGAAGCGGTCGAGAATGGGCCGGCCGCATGGCGTGCGGTCGATCTCGTCATCCTGCCCGGCATCACGGCGATGCTGGCAGTGGCGGCAAGGGCAGGCGCTCCGCTTGGCCACGACTTCTGCGCCATATCGCTGTCTGACAATCTAAAGCCTTGGAATATAATAGAAAACCGTCTTGTATTGGCGGCAAAGGCAGGTTTTGTCATCGCGCTTTATAATCCGATCAGCCGGGCGCGGCCCTGGCAGCTCGGCGAAGCCTTCAAGCTGTTGCGTGACCATCTGCCTGCAGCAACACCGGTTATTTTCGGACGCGCGGCCGGGCGGCCGGACGAACGTATCGCCGTCCAGCAGCTGTCGCAGGCAGATGCGTCGATTGCCGATATGGCAACCTGCATCATCATCGGCTCGGCCGAGACACGCATCGTCACACGCCCAGGCAGACTGGACCTCGTCTATACGCCACGTTTCATGGCAGGGGGAAACAGGTGA
- a CDS encoding precorrin-2 C(20)-methyltransferase — translation MTTSGRLIGVGTGPGDPELLTLKAVRAIEGADVIAYFAKQGRGGNGKAIVEPLLKSGVTLLPLYYPVTTEIDKNDERYQRLITQFYDLSAKAVAGHLDAGLTVAVLSEGDPLFYGSYMHLHVRLSTRYPTEVIPGISAMSGCWSLAGMPIVQGDDVLTVLPGTMAEAELTRRLADTQAAVIMKVGRNLPKIRRALAAAGRLAESVYVERGTMANAAMERLADRTDGDAPYFSLVLVPGWEGSR, via the coding sequence ATGACGACAAGCGGTCGTCTTATCGGCGTCGGCACGGGTCCCGGCGATCCCGAGCTCCTGACCCTCAAAGCCGTGCGCGCCATCGAAGGCGCTGATGTGATCGCCTATTTCGCCAAGCAGGGCAGGGGCGGCAACGGCAAGGCGATCGTCGAGCCGCTGCTGAAGTCCGGGGTGACGCTGCTGCCGCTGTATTATCCTGTGACGACCGAAATCGATAAGAATGACGAACGCTATCAGAGGCTGATCACCCAATTCTACGATCTGTCCGCGAAAGCTGTTGCCGGGCATCTCGATGCCGGGCTGACTGTCGCCGTTCTCAGCGAAGGCGATCCGCTCTTCTATGGCTCCTATATGCACCTGCATGTCAGGCTTTCCACGCGCTACCCGACGGAAGTAATCCCGGGCATCAGCGCCATGTCGGGCTGCTGGTCGCTGGCGGGCATGCCGATCGTCCAGGGCGACGACGTGCTTACCGTACTGCCCGGTACGATGGCTGAGGCCGAGCTGACGCGCCGTCTTGCCGATACGCAAGCCGCCGTCATCATGAAGGTCGGCCGTAATCTGCCGAAGATCCGCCGGGCGCTGGCGGCGGCCGGCCGGCTTGCCGAATCCGTCTATGTTGAGCGCGGCACCATGGCGAATGCGGCGATGGAAAGGCTTGCCGACAGGACCGACGGCGATGCGCCGTATTTTTCGCTCGTGCTGGTGCCGGGCTGGGAGGGCAGCCGATGA